A stretch of the Egicoccus sp. AB-alg6-2 genome encodes the following:
- a CDS encoding polysaccharide pyruvyl transferase family protein yields the protein MRVLVAGWVGSTNLGDELVFSGLRTLLAPYGVQVSAISVDPPATRAAHGVGAVGHLDAARLLRAVGEADAVVFGGGGLVQDDSSALNLPYHLARVALARMRGTPWAAVGLGVGGLATRAARGLVHAALQDSVGIAVRDEDSRRLLEEVGVPGAVVAADLAFALAGSAPPSSEEVAENGDGEAQRDGDRLVVCLRPWSSGHARLPAASQADTTPDTHLDALATALDTAAQRTGLPVEFVALQADRDDAVHERVAARMTTPTTRSTPTLAELLPTVARARAVVAMRYHGGVAATLAGRPSVLIGYAPKVDALAHELGAGGKVLGWDPADLADVPEALTAVLPHARAVTRTRADLQARQAGNREVLERLLQAADRAR from the coding sequence GTGCGGGTGTTGGTGGCGGGCTGGGTCGGGTCGACCAACCTGGGCGACGAGCTGGTCTTCAGCGGCCTGCGGACCCTGCTCGCGCCGTACGGGGTCCAGGTGTCGGCGATCTCGGTCGACCCGCCGGCGACCCGCGCGGCCCACGGCGTCGGTGCCGTCGGCCACCTCGACGCCGCCCGGCTCCTGCGTGCCGTCGGCGAGGCCGACGCGGTCGTGTTCGGGGGCGGCGGCCTGGTGCAGGACGACTCCAGCGCGCTCAACCTGCCCTATCACCTCGCCCGGGTGGCACTCGCCCGGATGCGCGGGACGCCGTGGGCCGCCGTCGGACTGGGCGTCGGCGGCCTGGCCACGCGCGCAGCCCGAGGGCTGGTCCACGCCGCGCTGCAGGACAGCGTCGGGATCGCCGTCCGCGACGAGGACAGCCGCCGCCTGCTCGAGGAGGTCGGCGTGCCGGGAGCCGTCGTCGCCGCCGACCTCGCCTTCGCGCTCGCGGGCTCGGCGCCACCGTCGTCCGAGGAGGTGGCCGAGAACGGAGACGGGGAGGCGCAGCGGGACGGCGACCGGCTGGTGGTGTGTCTGCGCCCGTGGAGCAGCGGACACGCCCGTCTGCCGGCCGCGAGCCAGGCCGACACCACGCCCGACACCCACCTCGACGCCCTGGCGACGGCGCTGGACACTGCCGCGCAGCGGACCGGTCTGCCCGTCGAGTTCGTGGCCCTGCAGGCCGACCGCGACGACGCCGTCCACGAGCGGGTCGCCGCACGCATGACGACGCCGACGACGCGTTCGACGCCGACGCTGGCGGAGCTGCTGCCGACCGTCGCGCGGGCACGGGCAGTCGTGGCGATGCGCTACCACGGCGGGGTGGCGGCCACGCTGGCGGGCCGCCCGTCGGTGCTGATCGGCTACGCGCCGAAGGTCGACGCACTCGCCCACGAGCTGGGCGCCGGCGGCAAGGTGCTCGGCTGGGACCCGGCGGACCTGGCCGACGTGCCCGAGGCGCTGACCGCCGTCCTGCCCCACGCCCGGGCGGTCACGCGCACCCGCGCCGACCTGCAGGCACGGCAGGCCGGCAACCGGGAGGTGCTCGAGCGCCTGCTGCAGGCCGCCGACCGCGCCCGCTGA